Proteins from a single region of Caloramator sp. E03:
- a CDS encoding arginine repressor → MKIARHAKILEIIGEKDIETQEELVDELRRAGIDVTQATVSRDIKELKLIKVLSSSGKYKYAPISQGKSILTDKFISIFTQSVINIDYVNNIVLVKTLSGSGPAAGEAIDNMGLDGLVGSVAGDNTILIIARTPEKAQEMVIKFKKILNE, encoded by the coding sequence ATGAAAATTGCAAGGCATGCAAAGATATTAGAAATAATTGGTGAGAAGGATATTGAAACTCAAGAAGAACTTGTTGATGAATTGAGAAGGGCGGGAATAGATGTTACCCAAGCAACTGTATCAAGGGATATAAAGGAATTAAAATTAATTAAAGTTCTTTCAAGCAGCGGAAAATATAAATATGCACCTATTTCTCAAGGAAAAAGCATATTAACTGATAAATTTATAAGTATTTTTACCCAATCTGTAATTAATATTGACTATGTAAACAATATTGTATTGGTAAAAACACTCTCGGGTTCTGGTCCTGCAGCTGGAGAAGCAATTGATAATATGGGACTTGATGGCCTTGTAGGAAGTGTTGCAGGAGATAATACTATACTTATAATTGCAAGAACTCCTGAAAAGGCACAGGAAATGGTTATAAAGTTTAAAAAAATATTAAATGAATAG